In Sandaracinaceae bacterium, the following proteins share a genomic window:
- a CDS encoding response regulator, giving the protein MELDLQSNVQRARVPLRVLAALALITVAYGVGDIGLRDHQTFVHWWANIGWTLISFLSAAKCFHTARRSHQRHRARAFAFFGAGCASWFLGMLVWNYLELVVGEFTPFPAVSELGFLGLVPPFLLGFYEYGRGERDAPLGLKLVGDYGVTLAAMVMITAVLYYVPARGHASALYVACALGYPVLHFSALSFALVSYWQREWGENRGVLGWLIAAMAVLTFVTTLYAHSLLTNSYEAGHDLDVFWVLGFALVIAGAYLEDALQAEVALPRPREGAFWDALVPSGMLGMVVAVTYTQRDQWSPALAPVFLWSGVLLVASLATRTLGNRAHERALREKGRAQERDLMQAQKLQALGTLAGGIAHDFNNLLSGMLGGVGLLRRMPELNERALSYVDLMEQSMLRAADLSKRLRVLTRAPSGELAPFRPADLVRRVAVLVERGTSGERKVTVEVPDIGTGYLMGDVGLLEQALLNLALNAQHATTAAGEIAIRARLAMDSEGRGGRDGEYLVLSVSDDGCGIPLEHQARVFEPFFTTRSPEEGTGLGLTMVHVAVREHGGFVHLESTPGEGTLVELWIPAVPTAESVVPVELATRALPVGHETVLVVDDRDGPLLASKAILEFCGYRVELAWSAEAALKVVQREPIDLLETDAVMPHMGGRELLAELRAQSYVFPAILMSGHDEEAAESGDFAATLRKPVDAYALASKVREVLDVARAAGVEELSA; this is encoded by the coding sequence GTGGAACTCGATCTCCAGTCCAACGTGCAGAGAGCGCGCGTCCCGCTGCGGGTGCTCGCCGCGCTAGCGCTCATCACCGTGGCCTACGGCGTTGGCGACATCGGGCTCCGAGACCACCAGACGTTCGTGCACTGGTGGGCGAACATAGGCTGGACGCTGATCAGCTTCCTGTCAGCGGCCAAGTGCTTCCACACGGCGCGACGCTCCCATCAGCGCCACCGCGCGCGCGCCTTCGCGTTCTTCGGGGCTGGCTGCGCCTCGTGGTTCCTCGGGATGCTGGTGTGGAACTACCTCGAGCTCGTGGTCGGCGAGTTCACGCCCTTTCCAGCGGTCAGCGAGCTGGGCTTCCTCGGCCTCGTCCCGCCCTTCCTGCTGGGCTTCTACGAGTACGGGCGTGGGGAGCGCGATGCGCCTCTCGGTCTCAAGCTGGTGGGTGACTATGGGGTGACGCTGGCCGCCATGGTCATGATCACGGCGGTGCTCTACTACGTGCCGGCGCGTGGCCATGCCTCCGCGCTCTACGTGGCGTGTGCGCTGGGCTATCCCGTGCTCCACTTCTCGGCGCTGTCGTTCGCCCTGGTGTCCTACTGGCAGCGCGAGTGGGGCGAGAACCGCGGCGTGCTCGGCTGGCTCATCGCGGCGATGGCCGTGCTCACGTTCGTCACCACCCTCTACGCGCACTCCCTGCTGACCAACAGCTACGAAGCGGGTCACGACCTCGACGTCTTCTGGGTGCTGGGCTTCGCCCTCGTCATCGCGGGGGCGTACCTCGAGGACGCGCTGCAGGCCGAGGTCGCCCTGCCACGTCCCCGCGAGGGTGCGTTCTGGGATGCGCTCGTGCCGTCCGGCATGTTGGGCATGGTCGTTGCGGTGACGTACACGCAGCGCGACCAATGGAGCCCCGCCCTGGCCCCTGTGTTCCTGTGGAGCGGAGTGCTGCTGGTCGCGTCGCTGGCCACCCGCACGCTGGGCAACCGTGCCCACGAGCGCGCGCTGCGCGAGAAGGGTCGCGCTCAGGAACGGGACCTGATGCAGGCGCAGAAGCTGCAGGCTCTCGGCACGTTGGCAGGAGGCATCGCGCACGACTTCAACAACCTGCTGAGCGGGATGCTGGGTGGCGTAGGTCTGTTGCGCCGCATGCCGGAACTGAATGAGCGCGCGCTGTCGTACGTGGACCTCATGGAGCAGAGCATGCTGCGCGCGGCAGACCTATCGAAGCGCCTGCGCGTCCTGACGCGGGCGCCCAGCGGTGAGCTGGCTCCCTTCCGCCCTGCGGATCTGGTGCGACGGGTGGCGGTGCTGGTGGAGCGCGGCACCTCCGGCGAGCGCAAGGTCACGGTGGAAGTGCCGGACATCGGCACGGGCTACCTCATGGGTGATGTCGGGCTGCTCGAGCAGGCACTGCTCAACCTGGCGCTCAACGCGCAGCACGCCACCACGGCGGCGGGAGAGATCGCCATCCGGGCGCGCCTGGCCATGGATAGCGAAGGGCGTGGCGGCCGCGACGGGGAGTACCTGGTGCTGTCCGTCAGCGATGACGGCTGCGGCATCCCGCTCGAGCACCAGGCGCGCGTCTTCGAGCCGTTCTTCACCACGCGCTCACCGGAGGAGGGCACGGGGCTCGGGCTCACCATGGTGCACGTGGCGGTGCGCGAGCACGGTGGCTTCGTGCACCTCGAGTCTACCCCCGGGGAGGGCACGCTCGTGGAGCTGTGGATCCCAGCCGTGCCCACCGCCGAGAGCGTGGTGCCCGTGGAACTCGCCACACGTGCGCTGCCTGTCGGACACGAGACGGTGCTGGTGGTCGACGACCGCGACGGCCCTCTCTTGGCGTCGAAGGCCATCCTCGAGTTCTGCGGGTACCGTGTGGAGCTCGCCTGGTCGGCCGAGGCGGCGCTCAAGGTGGTTCAGCGCGAGCCCATCGACCTCTTGGAGACCGACGCCGTGATGCCGCACATGGGTGGGCGAGAGCTGCTCGCGGAGCTGCGCGCACAGAGCTATGTCTTCCCCGCGATCCTGATGTCGGGCCACGACGAAGAGGCGGCCGAGTCCGGCGACTTCGCCGCGACGCTGCGCAAGCCCGTGGACGCGTACGCGCTGGCCTCGAAGGTGCGCGAGGTGCTGGACGTGGCGCGGGCCGCAGGCGTGGAGGAACTCTCCGCCTAG
- a CDS encoding sigma 54-interacting transcriptional regulator: MNSRSRILPVVGPAAVLYLLAGASAAGGLEGVRTPLGLLALALSLTPLFLRHVDAAGARRVSGVGVLAGIILAAFLLPDPASPLRLVAHSLAMPLAGARVFQLALVVPDRPGGLLRLAPLATVLALACALLGLLGAFPPSQLSDEGYLLPEAALRGAPRLFMWGAFTAALVLRAGRRRLGSGPAALASNAWGVMGLVVVVVALPLTSWLLGVGVLVPDPAAEALTAAVLSIVLLYGHVAMVDPRRRVYAGAAVRRIVRAVLAVGFVTVCFALARYALGSSDPAPAWAWAVAAGLTLAVDRALAPLVRRAIAPYGGRFLDALALAGRRLDAVPTLTELGAAVLPALREAAGESDAQPVLYVLEPARVVTIDAAGMPRVQAASLSTRLIDFAFDNPGTLTLVPELEAQSVRRPELRPLLDALAQHDALAILPLANDGHVDGLLVIPRGRRRSALALEEIHAAEAFARRLASQLGAMAGQLRAQARVGQLIQAHEQVLDELHERDLRVARLRGSLELLQAGGRAGGAELPRVAYSPAMRACEGQLTTLAPGLEPLCLLAPTGAPLLHLVELLHREGSRAEGPLVVVDCASVADSETLVALMGDPETGDPGWVAHAAEGTLVLRDVPALSMAAQEALALFMAPPAAVDGASPDEPTGAASALPPRADNAARVVLVTRTPLDELVARGTLAAPLGRMVGERVVAVPPLARRAADVPSLTLLAVASACRRLGRELLGVSQAVVDYLVRAQLDGDVRELAERVEEAVARAGGPQLLLADFRVGVESGAAERPPSESAVALPPEAEVGAGDEWVGTFNDLERKILERAMTRAGGNKSEAARTLGLKRTTFLDKLRRYGVSTD; this comes from the coding sequence ATGAATTCGCGCAGCCGCATCCTCCCCGTCGTCGGTCCGGCGGCCGTCCTCTACCTGCTCGCGGGTGCGTCGGCTGCGGGCGGCCTCGAGGGCGTGCGCACGCCGCTCGGGCTGCTCGCGCTCGCGCTGTCACTGACCCCGCTCTTCCTCCGCCACGTGGACGCCGCGGGGGCGCGACGTGTGAGCGGCGTCGGGGTCCTCGCCGGCATCATCCTGGCCGCCTTCCTGCTTCCTGACCCGGCCTCGCCGCTGCGGCTCGTGGCGCACTCCCTGGCCATGCCGCTGGCCGGGGCGCGTGTCTTTCAGCTCGCGCTCGTCGTCCCGGACCGTCCCGGGGGTCTGCTGCGCCTCGCGCCGCTCGCCACCGTGCTGGCGCTGGCCTGCGCGCTCCTCGGCCTGCTCGGCGCGTTCCCGCCCAGTCAGCTGTCCGACGAGGGCTACCTCTTGCCGGAGGCTGCCCTGCGCGGCGCACCTCGCCTCTTCATGTGGGGCGCGTTCACGGCTGCGCTGGTGCTGCGCGCGGGCCGCCGTCGCCTCGGGAGCGGGCCGGCTGCGCTGGCCTCCAACGCCTGGGGCGTCATGGGCTTGGTGGTGGTCGTGGTCGCGCTGCCGCTCACCTCGTGGCTGCTGGGGGTGGGCGTGCTGGTGCCCGATCCGGCGGCCGAGGCGCTCACGGCGGCCGTGCTGTCCATCGTGCTGCTCTATGGGCACGTGGCCATGGTGGACCCGCGCCGTCGGGTCTACGCCGGAGCTGCGGTTCGGCGCATCGTGCGCGCGGTGCTCGCGGTGGGGTTCGTGACGGTGTGCTTCGCCCTCGCACGCTATGCGCTCGGCTCGAGCGATCCGGCCCCGGCCTGGGCGTGGGCGGTCGCCGCAGGGCTGACGCTCGCCGTGGATCGCGCGCTCGCCCCGCTGGTGCGGCGCGCCATCGCCCCCTACGGAGGTCGCTTCCTCGATGCGTTGGCGCTCGCGGGCAGGCGCCTCGACGCCGTGCCCACGCTCACGGAGCTCGGGGCCGCGGTGCTGCCCGCGCTGCGCGAGGCGGCGGGCGAGTCCGATGCCCAGCCCGTGCTCTATGTCCTCGAGCCCGCACGGGTGGTCACCATCGACGCAGCGGGGATGCCGCGCGTGCAGGCCGCCTCGCTCTCCACGCGCCTGATCGACTTCGCGTTCGACAACCCTGGCACGCTCACGCTGGTGCCCGAGCTCGAGGCCCAGTCGGTACGCCGCCCGGAGCTGCGTCCGCTCCTGGACGCGCTCGCACAGCACGATGCGCTCGCCATCCTGCCGCTCGCGAACGATGGGCACGTGGACGGGCTGCTGGTCATTCCCCGTGGGCGTCGTCGCAGCGCGCTGGCGCTCGAAGAGATCCACGCCGCCGAGGCCTTCGCGCGACGGCTGGCGTCGCAGCTCGGCGCCATGGCCGGGCAGCTGCGGGCGCAGGCGCGCGTGGGCCAGCTCATCCAGGCGCACGAGCAAGTGTTGGACGAGCTTCACGAGCGGGACCTGCGCGTCGCGCGCCTGCGCGGGAGCCTCGAGCTGCTGCAGGCAGGTGGGCGCGCGGGCGGCGCCGAGCTGCCGCGCGTGGCCTACAGCCCGGCCATGCGCGCTTGCGAGGGGCAGCTCACCACGCTGGCTCCCGGGCTCGAACCGCTCTGCCTGCTGGCGCCCACGGGGGCGCCGCTGCTGCACCTGGTGGAGTTGCTGCACCGCGAGGGGTCACGGGCCGAGGGGCCGTTGGTGGTGGTGGACTGCGCGTCCGTTGCGGACAGCGAGACGCTGGTGGCGCTGATGGGGGACCCCGAGACCGGCGACCCGGGCTGGGTGGCCCACGCTGCGGAGGGGACGCTCGTGCTGCGCGATGTGCCGGCGCTCTCCATGGCCGCACAGGAGGCCCTCGCGCTCTTCATGGCGCCTCCGGCTGCGGTGGACGGGGCGTCACCGGACGAGCCGACGGGAGCGGCCAGCGCGCTCCCTCCGCGCGCGGACAACGCCGCCCGGGTGGTGCTGGTGACGCGCACGCCGCTCGACGAGCTGGTGGCGCGCGGGACGCTGGCGGCGCCGCTCGGTCGAATGGTGGGAGAGCGCGTGGTCGCCGTGCCCCCGCTCGCACGCCGCGCCGCCGACGTCCCGTCGCTGACCCTGCTGGCGGTGGCCAGCGCATGCCGCCGGCTGGGGCGTGAGCTGCTCGGTGTGTCGCAAGCCGTCGTGGACTACCTCGTGCGCGCGCAGCTGGATGGCGACGTCCGCGAGCTGGCCGAGCGCGTCGAAGAGGCTGTCGCGCGCGCGGGCGGCCCCCAGCTGCTGCTCGCGGATTTTCGTGTGGGTGTGGAGTCCGGAGCGGCGGAACGCCCGCCCAGCGAGAGCGCTGTCGCACTGCCCCCCGAGGCGGAGGTGGGCGCCGGCGACGAGTGGGTGGGGACGTTCAACGACCTCGAGCGCAAGATCCTCGAGCGCGCCATGACGCGGGCGGGCGGCAACAAGAGCGAAGCGGCGCGCACGCTCGGCCTCAAGCGCACCACGTTCCTGGACAAGCTCCGGCGCTACGGCGTCAGCACGGACTGA